From Pseudoalteromonas sp. Scap06:
GTAACCGCTGTTGGAATAAGTAATACCGCGGTTAAAAATTCACGGATTGTACGACCACGCGAAACACGCGCAATAAACATACCTACAAACGGTGACCATGAAATCCACCAAGCCCAGTAGAATACTGTCCAACCATGCATCCATGTTTCATCTTCACGGCCATGTGGGTTACTCAATGGAATAATGTTCTCTACATACCCCATTACCGTGTTAGGGATATTACCCATAGAGACCGCAAAACCAACTAAACATACAAATACTAGTAATACTAAAGCAATGAGCATATTTACGTTACTAAGTAATTTAACGCCGCCATCAATGCCTCTAATAACAGAGACGACTGCTAGTAACGTAACACCTGTAATAACCAGAATTTGTGAACCTACGCCACCTTCAAAACCAAATACATGATTAATACCGGCAGAAGCTTGTTGTGCACCTAGCCCAAGTGACGTTGCTAAACCAAATAAGGTTGCTAATACAGCTAAAATATCAATTATGTGACCAGGCCACCCCCACGCTTTATCACCTAAAATTGGGTAAAAAATCGAACGAATAGAAAGAGGTAAGCCTTTATTGTAAGTAAAAAATGCTAACGAAAGCGCAACTACAGCATAAATTGCCCAAGGGTGAAGACCCCAATGGAACATAGTTGCACCCATTGCCATTTTCGCGGCTTCTGGTGTGTTAGCTGTTACATTGAGCGGCGTTTCATACCAACCAGTGTAGTATGCGACTGGTTCAGCAACCCCCCAGAACATTAAGCCAATACCCATACCTGCAGCAAATAACATTGCCAGCCAAGAAATACGAGAATGCGATGGTTTAGCATCGTCACCGCCTAAGCGGATATTGCCATATGGTGAAAAAATTAAAACTAAACAAAAAATAACAAAGAAGTTGGCAGCCCACATAAATAAGCCGTCAAAATTATTAATAATATCGGTTTTGATACCATTTAGTGTTGTTTTAGCTACTTCGGCATCTGACACTAGTACGGCGATTAAAAAAAGTGCTATTAACCCTGCACTGATCCCGAATACAGGGTTATGTATATCAAATCCCCACTTTTGTACGTTGTCTTGACCTACGGTGTAGTCCGTATTATCAATACTGTACTTGTCATGATTCTCGCTCATGCAATACCTCATTGGTTAATGAAACAGGTTGGCTTAATGCCAGTTTTTTTATAGTTCACTGTATTCGTCTTATTAGATTTATAACTAAAGCTAATAACACGAATAGTTAGAAGACTAACTAATTTAATTGCCCATCATACCTTTACTAATAGGGGAGTTAAATATTAAATGCAAAAGATTTAACACTTTGGCAAAACTTTAAGCTACTTTTGTCTTTTTATTGTACATATCTGGCAGCTGAACAAATGATAACTAATGTGTCAGCTAATTATTTTATAGTCGTATATAGCATTGAATGCAAAGCTAAGT
This genomic window contains:
- a CDS encoding BCCT family transporter, with the translated sequence MSENHDKYSIDNTDYTVGQDNVQKWGFDIHNPVFGISAGLIALFLIAVLVSDAEVAKTTLNGIKTDIINNFDGLFMWAANFFVIFCLVLIFSPYGNIRLGGDDAKPSHSRISWLAMLFAAGMGIGLMFWGVAEPVAYYTGWYETPLNVTANTPEAAKMAMGATMFHWGLHPWAIYAVVALSLAFFTYNKGLPLSIRSIFYPILGDKAWGWPGHIIDILAVLATLFGLATSLGLGAQQASAGINHVFGFEGGVGSQILVITGVTLLAVVSVIRGIDGGVKLLSNVNMLIALVLLVFVCLVGFAVSMGNIPNTVMGYVENIIPLSNPHGREDETWMHGWTVFYWAWWISWSPFVGMFIARVSRGRTIREFLTAVLLIPTAVTILWMSIYGGIAIDQVVNGIGALGTDGLTSVPMAMFQMLDEMPMASVLSFIAIVLVLVFFITSSDSGSLVIDSITAGGKIDAPVPQRIFWATVEGAIAAALLWIGGTQAIEALQAGAISTGLPFTIVLLLMCVSLILGLRTEPRPVK